From Rickettsia endosymbiont of Ceutorhynchus obstrictus, a single genomic window includes:
- a CDS encoding 3-hydroxyacyl-CoA dehydrogenase/enoyl-CoA hydratase family protein, which translates to MQNNIQKICVIGSGVMGAGIAALIANSSHQVVLLDIVASDPNDKNKIVKSAIENLHKQQPPALSFPDKANLITIGNLEDNLDLLKDCDLVIEVIIEKLEIKHQLYNKITPYLKKEAIIASNTSTLPLKRLKENLSGELKSRFVITHFFNPPRYMELLELITDNEVEPEVIARVSKFLTKILGKTIVKCNDTPGFIANRVGCFLLELVVRKAVKENLDLVIIDKIFTTQFGLPSTGIFGLYDLIGHDVMKLISGSLLASLPETDYYHKIYLNTPVLDKMIENKLIGRKGGGGFYRLSSVNGKKIKEVINLADLSYKPVAKVENEFADINELLTSDSIYGKFFAEVITEFYVYLTSLIPEVTSNIYDIDLAMKLGYSWKFGPFELLTLHVRDSWQWLTYQANFMKLPLSDYLAKGLYKDIDKEKFRSRKDIIKLSEIVAENDSAKLLLYQGQLVFVINTKMNCLNKEVFNLLQKSVEIAENKEQNLYIWSQGNNFSAGADLKLILSYIENKDFQGLEEFLKLGQQTMRKLKYSTSHVISCALGAALGGGCELLLHSSFIVANQELNAGLVEASVGLIPGWGGVTEMLLRSEGDKDKLVKNIKNILTQNKSSSADYFAADYNIAHLQINMNKNYILDEALQLELPKKRYFTGVNALYTDKITLPKITLANELDTSKYNDVQNKILSKLQDFINHHSEISEEEILPFERELFLELAKDSKIIDKLRSV; encoded by the coding sequence ATGCAAAATAATATACAAAAAATATGCGTTATCGGTTCGGGAGTTATGGGGGCAGGGATTGCCGCTTTAATTGCTAATTCTTCTCATCAAGTCGTGTTATTGGATATTGTAGCGAGTGACCCAAACGATAAAAATAAAATCGTTAAAAGCGCGATAGAAAATTTGCATAAACAACAACCTCCCGCTTTATCTTTTCCCGATAAGGCAAATCTTATTACTATCGGTAATTTAGAAGATAATCTAGACTTACTTAAGGATTGTGATTTAGTTATTGAAGTTATTATTGAGAAGCTAGAAATAAAACATCAATTATATAATAAAATTACTCCTTATTTGAAGAAAGAGGCAATTATTGCCTCTAATACTTCCACTTTGCCGTTAAAAAGGCTGAAAGAAAATTTGAGTGGCGAGCTGAAATCTCGGTTTGTAATTACGCATTTTTTTAATCCGCCGCGCTATATGGAGCTACTTGAATTAATTACGGATAATGAAGTAGAACCGGAAGTAATCGCCCGTGTTTCCAAGTTTTTAACAAAAATTCTCGGTAAAACTATAGTCAAATGTAACGATACTCCGGGCTTTATTGCTAACAGAGTCGGTTGTTTTTTACTTGAGTTAGTTGTTAGAAAAGCAGTAAAAGAAAATTTAGATTTAGTAATTATCGATAAGATATTTACTACTCAATTTGGTTTGCCGAGTACCGGAATTTTCGGCTTATATGATTTAATAGGTCATGACGTAATGAAATTAATATCCGGTTCGTTGCTTGCTAGCCTGCCGGAAACTGATTATTACCACAAAATTTATTTAAACACTCCTGTCCTTGATAAGATGATTGAAAATAAATTAATCGGTCGTAAAGGAGGAGGGGGATTTTATCGCCTCTCTTCAGTAAACGGGAAAAAAATAAAAGAAGTTATAAATTTAGCCGATTTATCTTATAAACCGGTAGCGAAAGTAGAAAATGAATTTGCAGATATTAATGAGCTATTAACAAGCGATTCTATTTACGGCAAGTTTTTTGCTGAAGTTATAACGGAATTTTATGTTTATTTAACAAGTTTAATCCCTGAAGTCACTAGCAATATTTATGATATTGATTTAGCCATGAAGCTTGGTTATAGCTGGAAATTCGGACCTTTTGAATTGCTTACACTTCATGTAAGAGACAGTTGGCAATGGTTAACTTATCAAGCTAATTTTATGAAATTGCCTCTGTCTGATTATTTAGCAAAAGGCTTATATAAAGATATTGATAAAGAAAAATTTAGATCGAGAAAAGATATAATAAAATTAAGTGAAATAGTAGCGGAGAATGATTCCGCTAAATTATTACTTTATCAAGGTCAATTAGTTTTTGTTATTAATACTAAAATGAACTGCCTAAATAAAGAGGTGTTTAATTTACTGCAAAAATCCGTCGAGATAGCCGAGAATAAAGAGCAAAATCTTTATATTTGGTCGCAAGGCAATAATTTTTCTGCCGGTGCCGATTTAAAATTAATTCTTTCTTATATAGAAAATAAGGATTTTCAAGGCTTAGAAGAGTTTTTAAAGCTAGGTCAGCAAACTATGCGAAAGCTAAAATATTCAACCTCTCATGTTATTAGCTGCGCACTGGGAGCAGCACTCGGAGGCGGGTGCGAGTTATTACTACATTCGAGTTTTATAGTAGCTAATCAGGAATTAAATGCCGGTCTTGTTGAGGCTTCGGTCGGTTTAATCCCAGGGTGGGGCGGTGTTACCGAGATGCTTTTAAGAAGCGAGGGCGATAAAGATAAATTAGTTAAAAATATCAAAAATATTTTGACCCAAAATAAATCAAGTTCTGCCGATTATTTCGCAGCCGATTATAATATCGCTCACTTACAAATAAATATGAATAAGAATTATATCTTAGATGAGGCATTACAGTTAGAATTACCTAAAAAACGTTATTTTACCGGCGTAAATGCGCTGTATACCGATAAAATAACCCTACCGAAAATAACTTTAGCAAATGAGTTAGATACCTCCAAATATAATGACGTACAAAATAAAATATTATCAAAACTACAGGATTTTATAAATCACCACTCGGAGATAAGCGAAGAAGAAATATTGCCGTTTGAGCGAGAATTATTTTTAGAATTAGCTAAAGATTCCAAGATTATAGATAAGTTAAGGTCGGTATAA
- a CDS encoding HdaA/DnaA family protein, translating to MQQLIFPLSYNTQYHPDEFIVSNSNKLAHNALKNWQTNWGVNPYKFTLLIKGAPASGKTYLAKIWQNLANSFIIKDIFFDEEILAKYNSFIIEDIENWQEVILLHLFNLINERQKYLLLTGKINKNFILPDLSSRVKSVLTIEIEPPDDELMRILIFKHFATSSITIPESVVDFLLVNLPRQHKEIIEILEQINHFALTSKRKVTIPLVKEVLNLQNI from the coding sequence ATGCAACAACTTATATTTCCCTTATCCTACAATACACAATATCATCCCGATGAGTTTATTGTTTCTAACTCTAATAAACTCGCTCATAATGCGTTAAAAAACTGGCAAACAAATTGGGGAGTAAATCCTTATAAATTTACTTTATTAATTAAAGGAGCACCTGCTTCAGGCAAAACCTATCTTGCAAAAATATGGCAAAACCTAGCTAACAGCTTTATCATTAAAGATATTTTTTTTGATGAAGAAATTTTAGCTAAATATAATAGTTTCATTATTGAAGATATTGAAAATTGGCAAGAGGTAATTTTATTGCATTTATTTAACCTAATTAATGAGCGGCAAAAATATTTATTGCTTACCGGTAAGATAAATAAAAATTTTATATTGCCTGATTTATCTTCAAGAGTAAAATCCGTATTAACTATTGAAATAGAGCCGCCGGACGATGAATTAATGAGGATATTGATCTTCAAACATTTTGCTACTTCTTCTATAACAATCCCCGAGAGCGTCGTAGATTTTTTATTAGTAAACCTACCAAGGCAACATAAAGAAATTATAGAAATATTAGAGCAAATTAATCACTTCGCTCTAACCTCCAAACGTAAAGTAACGATTCCTTTAGTTAAAGAGGTATTAAATTTGCAGAATATTTGA
- a CDS encoding AI-2E family transporter, translated as MNKTAIFWFLLLGIFITASALISGAIKPFFIAFIIAYLLQPTIDFIVSRLKLPRNLAASIIFLIFLGVFFVALIILLPIIYQQISIFINNVPKYKNYFQAEIMPHLSAKIYSIEPNIADKIKDSLSNFINNIFTILTSLANNFWHYTIVTINIFILLLLIPIILFYFLRDWPKIIANMKSLLPMQSKKKILEVLFSINNLLSAYIRGQLNICLLLSIFYSISLSIVGIDLAILLGILSGFLVIIPFIGTLISFSLALIVGYLTFGMKIKLLYIVMIYLIGNIGESYILTPKIIGDKIGLHPGWIIFSILACGSLFGFVGIFFAIPIAGITKILLFNVIDFYKASKFYSQER; from the coding sequence TTGAATAAAACAGCTATATTTTGGTTTCTCCTTCTAGGGATTTTTATAACTGCCTCAGCGTTAATTTCAGGTGCTATAAAACCTTTCTTTATTGCTTTTATAATTGCTTACTTATTACAGCCGACTATTGATTTTATTGTATCACGGCTCAAGCTACCGAGAAACCTAGCGGCATCTATAATATTCCTTATTTTTTTAGGAGTGTTTTTTGTAGCACTTATTATATTATTACCGATAATTTATCAACAAATTTCTATTTTTATAAATAATGTTCCTAAATATAAAAATTATTTTCAAGCGGAAATAATGCCGCATCTTTCGGCAAAAATTTACTCAATAGAACCGAATATTGCCGATAAAATTAAAGATTCGCTAAGTAATTTTATAAATAATATATTTACTATATTAACTAGCCTTGCTAATAATTTCTGGCACTATACGATAGTTACAATCAATATATTTATATTATTGTTATTAATACCTATAATATTATTTTATTTCCTACGGGACTGGCCAAAAATTATAGCAAATATGAAATCATTATTACCGATGCAAAGTAAAAAGAAAATATTAGAAGTATTATTTTCCATTAATAATTTACTATCGGCTTATATCAGGGGGCAGCTAAATATCTGCTTATTATTATCGATTTTTTATAGTATTTCATTATCTATTGTCGGTATAGATTTAGCCATTTTACTAGGTATCTTAAGCGGGTTTCTTGTTATCATCCCTTTTATCGGCACTTTAATATCTTTTTCTCTGGCACTAATTGTCGGCTATTTAACTTTCGGTATGAAAATAAAATTGTTATATATAGTAATGATTTATCTTATCGGTAATATCGGCGAATCGTATATTTTAACGCCTAAAATTATCGGTGATAAAATAGGTCTTCATCCGGGTTGGATAATATTCTCAATTTTGGCTTGCGGGAGTTTATTCGGCTTTGTCGGCATATTTTTTGCTATACCGATCGCAGGCATTACCAAAATTCTACTTTTTAACGTCATTGACTTTTACAAAGCTAGTAAGTTTTATAGTCAAGAGCGGTAA
- the grpE gene encoding nucleotide exchange factor GrpE, translating into MDNNSKEKNEEETQLEETLQPEAEEVTNLKGRIEILQDKLLRSVAEAENTRKRLEKSRDEARDYSIVSFAKDILTVSDNLSRALEYKPQNLEGEAANIVTGVISGVEMTALELAKIFKKHNIELIEPIIGELFDHNIHNAISQIDSDEYKSGSIVAIMQVGYKLKDRLLRPATVQVAR; encoded by the coding sequence ATGGATAATAACAGTAAAGAAAAAAATGAAGAAGAAACACAGCTAGAAGAAACTCTGCAACCTGAAGCAGAAGAAGTAACTAATTTAAAGGGCCGAATCGAAATATTACAGGATAAATTACTTAGAAGCGTAGCGGAGGCTGAAAATACCAGAAAGCGTTTAGAAAAGTCTCGTGATGAAGCACGTGATTATTCTATAGTTTCTTTTGCCAAAGATATTCTAACCGTTAGTGATAATTTATCAAGAGCCTTAGAGTATAAGCCACAAAATCTTGAAGGAGAAGCAGCTAATATTGTCACCGGTGTTATTTCAGGGGTGGAAATGACAGCGCTAGAGCTTGCAAAAATATTTAAAAAACATAATATAGAGTTAATAGAGCCGATAATAGGTGAGTTGTTTGACCATAATATACATAATGCAATCTCGCAAATCGATAGTGATGAGTATAAGTCTGGGAGTATAGTTGCCATAATGCAAGTGGGTTATAAGCTTAAAGATCGACTATTACGCCCTGCAACTGTTCAGGTGGCTAGGTAG
- the rph gene encoding ribonuclease PH, whose translation MRPSGRKNNQIRQISIELSPLVNAEGSCLIKIGNTHVMCSATYETSIPPFLRGQGQGWITAEYGMLPGSTNQRIKREAALGKQGGRTQEIQRLIGRSMRAIINLKALGERQIIIDCDVINADGGTRTAAITGSYIALHLAVRSLMNRKALKVNPLITQIAAVSCGIYKGEPIVDLDYLEDSNAEVDANFVFAGNGNLIEVQSTAEQKPFSEEQFLAMLSLARSATSELFKLQNQVLPEE comes from the coding sequence ATGAGACCATCAGGCAGAAAAAACAACCAAATACGTCAAATATCGATAGAATTATCTCCTCTTGTTAATGCAGAAGGTTCTTGTTTGATTAAAATAGGCAATACTCACGTTATGTGTAGTGCTACTTATGAGACAAGCATACCGCCTTTCTTACGTGGGCAAGGTCAAGGATGGATTACTGCAGAATACGGTATGCTGCCCGGTTCTACCAATCAGCGTATTAAAAGAGAAGCGGCATTAGGCAAACAAGGCGGTAGAACGCAGGAAATCCAGCGGCTAATAGGTAGATCAATGCGTGCGATAATTAACCTTAAAGCCTTAGGAGAGCGTCAAATTATTATTGATTGCGACGTGATAAACGCAGACGGCGGTACTAGAACGGCAGCCATTACGGGAAGTTATATAGCTCTGCATTTAGCCGTTCGGTCGTTAATGAACAGGAAAGCGTTAAAAGTGAATCCGTTAATTACTCAAATTGCCGCCGTTTCTTGCGGTATATATAAAGGTGAGCCGATAGTTGATTTAGATTATCTAGAAGACAGCAACGCCGAAGTGGATGCGAATTTTGTTTTTGCCGGGAACGGCAATTTAATTGAAGTACAAAGTACAGCCGAGCAGAAACCGTTTTCCGAAGAGCAATTTTTGGCAATGCTAAGCTTAGCAAGGTCGGCAACCTCGGAATTGTTTAAGTTGCAAAATCAAGTGTTGCCGGAAGAGTGA
- a CDS encoding glycosyltransferase family 2 protein, with amino-acid sequence MVRCINIDEDNILKVIKNRELLNEFQIANLKLIQKTTKENLGEIIIREELIDNELMIDLLHNSNSLPLIDNKSHDIKIYDYSRIKEYIVKGYFVYEDIQNNKVIAINDLRVLSLLANAGNHIYLIKKPDFYKVLEANFAHLNIVKSKYFLEFTSEAVIAKNINYSDKVIIFFLIFLGMLVYFPALFHIANNAGYFLQNFLKILLFSRVVLPDNLPCKVASNQAQISHFNQESKEFPIYTILIPLYKETGKLKSIIKNISLLNYPKNKLDVKIIIEADDYLMIKEIAIYNLPSYIHVLQVPVALPRTKPKALNYAIEYSRGEYLVVYDAEDMPDPDQLLTALKVFKDLPPEYACLQAKLNFYNKDENLLTKMFNIEYSLWFEYILKGLSLLNLPVTLGGTSNHFKTNILYEIGGWDAYNVTEDAELGIRLYSKGYKVYMIDSYTLEESPISIGNWLNQRSRWIKGFLQTFFVFKACKDKCKKFNLRQIATIYIFIGLSSYCFWCLPFVIFTIIINKNPIINYLWLINGFFAFLYLYGSACYILRIYRQSSKLRFLDIIALILWPSYFILHTLASYKAIWEIIFQPFKWNKTKHGVSTKYFDK; translated from the coding sequence ATGGTTAGATGTATAAATATAGATGAAGATAATATTTTAAAAGTAATTAAGAATAGAGAATTACTAAATGAGTTCCAAATTGCTAACTTAAAATTGATTCAAAAAACTACTAAAGAGAATTTAGGCGAAATTATAATTCGGGAAGAGCTTATTGATAATGAATTAATGATAGATCTATTACATAACAGTAATTCATTACCATTAATAGATAATAAAAGTCATGATATAAAGATTTACGATTATTCTCGTATTAAGGAATATATAGTAAAGGGATATTTTGTTTATGAAGATATCCAAAATAACAAGGTCATTGCAATAAATGACTTAAGAGTTTTATCGTTGCTAGCAAATGCCGGAAACCATATATACTTGATTAAAAAACCTGATTTTTATAAGGTTCTAGAAGCAAATTTTGCTCACCTAAATATTGTTAAGTCAAAATATTTCCTGGAATTTACGAGCGAGGCGGTCATCGCTAAAAATATTAACTATAGCGATAAAGTAATAATTTTCTTCTTAATTTTTTTAGGGATGCTTGTATATTTTCCCGCTTTATTTCATATTGCCAATAATGCCGGTTATTTTTTACAAAATTTTTTGAAAATATTGTTATTCTCGCGTGTTGTTTTGCCTGATAATTTGCCCTGTAAGGTTGCCTCAAATCAAGCTCAAATATCTCATTTTAATCAAGAATCTAAAGAATTTCCAATTTATACGATTTTAATACCTTTATATAAAGAAACAGGCAAATTAAAATCGATAATCAAAAATATCTCTCTTCTAAATTATCCTAAAAATAAATTAGACGTTAAGATTATTATTGAAGCCGATGATTATTTAATGATCAAAGAAATCGCCATATATAATTTACCTTCATATATTCACGTGTTACAAGTGCCTGTCGCTTTACCGAGAACCAAACCGAAAGCCTTGAATTACGCTATAGAATATTCGCGAGGGGAATATTTAGTCGTATATGATGCGGAAGATATGCCTGATCCCGATCAGCTACTTACGGCATTAAAAGTATTTAAGGATTTACCGCCTGAATATGCTTGCTTGCAGGCTAAACTTAACTTTTACAATAAAGACGAGAATTTACTGACCAAAATGTTTAACATCGAATATAGCTTATGGTTCGAGTATATTTTAAAGGGTTTGAGTTTACTAAATTTACCGGTGACGCTCGGCGGTACTAGTAACCATTTCAAAACAAATATACTATATGAAATAGGCGGCTGGGATGCCTATAACGTTACGGAAGATGCCGAACTTGGTATAAGGCTTTATTCAAAAGGCTATAAAGTATATATGATTGATTCGTATACTTTAGAGGAATCGCCTATTAGTATCGGGAATTGGTTAAATCAAAGATCACGTTGGATTAAAGGTTTCCTGCAAACTTTTTTTGTTTTTAAAGCATGCAAAGATAAATGTAAAAAATTTAATTTACGGCAAATAGCTACTATTTATATTTTTATCGGCTTATCTTCTTACTGTTTTTGGTGCTTACCTTTTGTAATATTTACCATTATCATAAACAAAAATCCTATAATTAATTATTTATGGCTGATTAACGGATTTTTTGCATTCTTATATTTATACGGAAGTGCTTGTTATATATTAAGAATTTATAGGCAATCGTCAAAATTACGTTTCCTTGATATTATTGCCTTAATTCTCTGGCCTAGTTATTTTATATTACATACGCTAGCGTCCTATAAAGCAATTTGGGAAATTATTTTTCAGCCGTTTAAATGGAATAAAACAAAACACGGAGTTAGTACTAAATATTTTGATAAATAA
- a CDS encoding co-chaperone GroES: MSFKPLYDRIAIKPIQQEEKTAGGIIIPDTAKEKPMQGEVVAVGKGSRGEKGEFHPLELKVGDKVLYGKWAGTEVKVAGQDLIIMKESDVMGIIN, encoded by the coding sequence ATGTCTTTTAAACCGTTATATGACAGAATTGCCATAAAACCGATTCAGCAAGAAGAAAAAACAGCGGGCGGAATTATTATCCCCGATACCGCAAAAGAAAAACCGATGCAAGGGGAAGTAGTTGCGGTAGGTAAAGGCAGTAGAGGAGAAAAAGGAGAGTTTCATCCGTTAGAGCTTAAAGTTGGGGATAAAGTCCTATACGGTAAATGGGCCGGTACTGAAGTTAAAGTAGCCGGTCAGGATTTGATCATCATGAAAGAAAGTGATGTTATGGGTATAATTAATTAA
- the groL gene encoding chaperonin GroEL (60 kDa chaperone family; promotes refolding of misfolded polypeptides especially under stressful conditions; forms two stacked rings of heptamers to form a barrel-shaped 14mer; ends can be capped by GroES; misfolded proteins enter the barrel where they are refolded when GroES binds) — MEAKIIKHGSKAREQLLEGIDILADAVKVTLGPKGRNVLIEQSFGAPKITKDGVTVAKSIEIKDKIRNAGARLVRSVATKTAETAGDGTTTATVLARALAREGNKLVAAGYNPMDLKRGMDLAVSAVVEEIKKSSKKINSQEEIAQVGTISSNGDKEIGEKIAKAMEEVGKEGVITVEEAKNFSFDVEVVKGMMFDRGYLSPYFVTNSEKMIAELENPYILLFEKKLSTLQPMLPVLEAVHQSARPLLIIAEDIEGEALATLVVNKLRGGLKVAAVKAPGFGDRRKAMMEDIAVLTKGELITDDLGMKLENVNIKMLGTAKKVTISKENTVIVDGAGSKEDIEKRASQIRKQIEETTSDYDKEKLQERLAKLSGGVAVLKVGGATEIEVKERKDRVEDALHATRAAVEEGVVAGGGVTLLHAAGVLRSLKGANKDQQAGIELVAAALQDPVRQIAENAGENGGVVVGKLLESKDKNFGFNAQDMTYVDMIKAGIIDPAKVVRTALQDAASVASLIITTETLIVDEPSDKEDSAPRGGGMGGMGGMDGMGF, encoded by the coding sequence ATGGAAGCAAAAATAATTAAGCACGGTTCAAAAGCACGTGAACAATTGTTAGAAGGCATTGATATCTTAGCCGATGCGGTAAAAGTTACCTTAGGTCCGAAAGGCAGAAACGTACTTATTGAGCAATCATTCGGAGCGCCGAAAATTACTAAAGACGGTGTTACGGTGGCAAAATCAATTGAAATAAAAGATAAAATTAGAAATGCCGGAGCTCGTTTAGTTAGGTCTGTTGCGACCAAAACGGCTGAAACAGCCGGTGACGGTACTACTACCGCAACCGTTTTAGCACGTGCTTTAGCTAGAGAAGGTAATAAACTCGTTGCAGCGGGCTATAATCCGATGGATTTAAAACGCGGTATGGATTTAGCAGTTAGCGCCGTGGTAGAAGAAATTAAAAAATCGAGTAAAAAAATTAATAGTCAGGAAGAAATCGCTCAAGTAGGCACTATTTCATCAAACGGCGATAAAGAAATCGGCGAAAAAATTGCTAAAGCAATGGAAGAAGTCGGCAAAGAAGGAGTAATTACCGTTGAAGAAGCTAAAAACTTTAGCTTTGACGTGGAAGTAGTTAAAGGCATGATGTTTGATAGAGGTTATCTATCACCGTATTTCGTTACTAATTCCGAGAAGATGATTGCGGAACTTGAAAATCCTTACATTTTGTTATTTGAAAAAAAACTATCAACTTTACAACCAATGTTACCGGTACTTGAGGCGGTACACCAATCAGCTCGTCCTTTACTTATCATTGCCGAAGATATAGAAGGTGAGGCTCTTGCAACTTTAGTCGTCAATAAATTACGCGGTGGTTTGAAAGTTGCAGCAGTTAAAGCTCCGGGTTTCGGCGATAGAAGAAAAGCCATGATGGAAGATATTGCCGTTTTAACAAAAGGTGAGTTAATAACTGACGATCTTGGCATGAAACTTGAGAATGTAAATATTAAAATGCTTGGTACTGCTAAGAAAGTTACTATCTCTAAAGAAAATACCGTAATCGTCGATGGTGCAGGCAGCAAAGAAGATATAGAAAAAAGAGCTTCGCAAATTCGTAAACAAATTGAAGAAACTACTTCCGATTACGATAAAGAAAAACTACAAGAGCGTTTAGCTAAGCTTTCCGGCGGTGTTGCCGTCTTAAAAGTCGGCGGTGCTACCGAAATAGAAGTAAAAGAGCGTAAAGATCGTGTTGAGGATGCGCTTCATGCGACTAGAGCGGCGGTAGAAGAAGGAGTTGTTGCCGGAGGCGGCGTTACTCTGCTACACGCAGCCGGAGTTTTAAGGTCATTAAAAGGAGCTAACAAGGATCAACAAGCCGGTATAGAGTTGGTAGCAGCAGCCTTACAAGATCCGGTAAGACAAATTGCCGAAAATGCCGGTGAGAATGGCGGCGTCGTAGTCGGTAAACTTCTAGAAAGCAAGGACAAAAATTTCGGCTTTAATGCTCAAGATATGACTTATGTTGACATGATTAAAGCAGGAATTATTGATCCGGCGAAAGTAGTTCGTACGGCACTACAAGATGCGGCTTCCGTTGCTTCATTGATTATTACTACCGAAACGTTAATTGTTGATGAGCCTTCCGATAAAGAAGATTCAGCACCGCGCGGTGGCGGTATGGGCGGCATGGGTGGCATGGACGGTATGGGTTTTTAA
- a CDS encoding glycosyltransferase, with translation MHFFILIILLFSSNVGFAKDKADVDFMESMSGGSELLAENTINRNDALYNSETLKIMAKHYSLKSPSKMPYNKTPLIPKVIHQIWIGSKNIPPLYKNYLEECRLLHPTWEFKIWKDEDTLKLKTKYQNLYDISRSLVQKTDILRYEILLQYGGVYRDMDVKCYRSLDEMNHKYDFYAALEFRGVLNNGFIGAAPNHPILKETLEQIHKNLPTEFKKYDNGEIYFPIFHNFIVKTSMIPLTEAFKKTASYSDKVIALPTTYFFSTVKGDLISWELFPPTPNKYSNFWKVFAGKMPPHKLAFPKVQKESLVFHNYTTKDEIGYLPFNDSMDMYDPEREKAFQKLPLIEQHRLNMMRENYEKFHPKNMEFKNIGEIPQKIIFIVFNEEEKKELDLNISEWVMLNRTFEIDIRTKDKILKSFPYLAAYFDNTNYNNEDIRFLAGLEIINKEGGHYVDFKAKPIVPIFELGNKLKLYTGIQPVNHQNLQILASNRLIGSVANSPILSQALDEFYKKNTPMRWNLIDIISKKMFLYGPILVLPSSYVGPTDYLPEDTYITKLKRIYRYYRSTINDKHAYYSIID, from the coding sequence ATGCATTTTTTTATATTAATAATATTATTATTTTCAAGTAATGTTGGATTTGCAAAAGATAAAGCTGATGTGGACTTTATGGAATCTATGTCCGGTGGTTCAGAACTATTAGCAGAAAATACTATTAACAGAAATGACGCTCTCTATAATTCTGAAACTTTAAAAATAATGGCTAAACATTATTCTCTAAAATCTCCTTCAAAAATGCCGTATAATAAAACTCCTTTAATTCCTAAAGTTATACATCAAATATGGATCGGCTCGAAAAACATCCCTCCTCTATATAAAAATTATTTAGAAGAATGTCGCCTTTTACATCCTACTTGGGAATTTAAAATTTGGAAAGACGAAGATACACTTAAGTTGAAGACAAAATACCAAAATCTATATGATATTTCACGAAGCCTTGTACAAAAAACCGATATATTAAGATATGAAATATTATTACAATATGGTGGGGTCTATCGAGATATGGACGTTAAATGTTATCGCTCTCTTGATGAAATGAACCATAAATATGATTTTTATGCAGCATTAGAGTTTAGAGGGGTACTTAATAATGGATTTATCGGTGCAGCCCCTAATCACCCAATATTGAAAGAAACGTTAGAACAAATTCATAAAAATCTTCCAACAGAATTCAAAAAATATGATAATGGTGAGATATACTTCCCGATATTTCATAATTTTATAGTCAAAACTTCAATGATTCCTTTAACAGAAGCTTTTAAAAAAACAGCAAGCTATAGTGATAAGGTTATTGCACTTCCTACTACTTATTTCTTTAGTACTGTTAAAGGTGATTTAATATCTTGGGAATTATTCCCTCCTACTCCGAATAAATATTCTAATTTTTGGAAAGTATTTGCCGGAAAAATGCCACCGCATAAACTTGCTTTTCCTAAAGTACAAAAAGAATCTTTGGTATTTCATAATTATACTACTAAAGATGAAATAGGATATTTACCTTTTAATGATAGTATGGATATGTATGACCCGGAGCGAGAAAAAGCTTTTCAAAAATTACCTTTGATTGAGCAACATCGATTAAACATGATGCGAGAAAATTATGAAAAATTTCATCCTAAAAATATGGAATTTAAAAATATAGGAGAAATTCCTCAAAAAATAATATTTATCGTATTTAATGAAGAAGAAAAAAAAGAGCTTGACCTTAATATATCCGAATGGGTTATGTTAAACCGTACATTTGAGATTGATATCCGGACAAAAGATAAAATTTTAAAATCTTTCCCATATTTAGCAGCCTATTTTGACAATACTAACTATAATAATGAAGATATACGTTTTTTAGCAGGTTTAGAGATAATTAATAAAGAAGGGGGACATTACGTAGATTTCAAAGCAAAACCGATAGTTCCTATATTTGAATTAGGCAATAAATTAAAGCTATATACCGGAATACAACCGGTTAATCATCAAAATTTACAAATTTTAGCCTCAAATAGGCTTATAGGATCAGTAGCAAATAGCCCTATTTTATCACAAGCATTAGATGAGTTTTATAAAAAAAATACCCCTATGAGGTGGAATTTAATAGACATAATTAGTAAAAAAATGTTCTTATATGGTCCTATATTAGTATTACCTTCATCTTATGTCGGACCGACTGATTATCTTCCCGAAGATACTTACATTACTAAATTAAAAAGAATTTATCGTTATTATAGATCAACAATAAATGATAAACATGCTTATTATTCAATAATTGATTAA